The DNA window TTGGTGCGCATCGATTGCTCTCCCTCCGTCGCGCGCGGAGTCCGCAGGCGATGGCCCGGACACGCGCGCGAGGCGCTTGGCCCCCTGAAAGACGGCGCTCGCGTCCGTCTCCGTGACGGTGTTGGATATCATCGTCGCGCGAACCCGGTCAACACTGACGGTCAAACCCGTCGGGCGCGCAGGCGGCCAGGATGACGCGGAGTGCCGCTCCGACCGGAGGTCAGAAGTTCGCGGAGCGGATGATCTTCGTCGGGCCGCTGCGGCCGCTCGAGCCGCGGGACGGCGTCCCACCGGACGAGCCCTGGCTCGAGCCGCCCTGCGAGGGGGACTGCGTCGACCCTCCGCCCGCCGTCGGCGTGTCGGAGCCACCCCCGGCGCTGGTCGCGAGGGCCCTCCCCCGCCGGTTCGCGCGCCTCGCGGCCCGATCCCGGCGAGCCCGCCGCGACGCGGCAGCCGACTCCTCGGGCTCCTCGTCGGCGATCTCTTCGGCATCGGCCAGCTGCTCTTCCGGCGGCTCCGCCTCGACCTCGGGCGCCTCGACGACGGGATCGGGGTCTGGCGCCGTGCCGATGGTCTCCGGCGTCGGCGGGAGCGCGGGGGTGGTCGTCTCGGCCGCGGTCTCGGGAAGGGTCGCGCTCGGCTCCTCGGCCTGCGCGCGCGACTCCTCGCCGCTGAAGAGCGCGTACGTGAGGCCGACGACCCCGCCGGCCGCGAGGCCGAGGCCGGCCGCCACGCCGAGCACGAGCGGGAGGATCTTCCGCTTCTTGCCCTGCGGCACGCCCGTCGGGGTCATCATGACCTCGGACGTCTGGGGGAGCAGCGCCGGCGGAGCGGGGCGCTCCCCGGTGGGCACGAAGTCCATGCCCGCCGCGAGATCCTGCGCGCTCGAGCCCAGTTGGTCGAGGTCGATGTTGACCTCGGAGCCCACCGGCCGGAGCAGCCGGGACACCGTCACCGACTCCTTCTCGGAGGTGGTCGGGAGCGAGTTGAACGACGAGATGGAGAGGATCTCGCGGTCCTCGGCGATCTTCTCGCTCATCACGTCACAGATCACGGCGGAGATCTGGAGCGGGTCGATGGCCGCGGCCGACGGCAGCGCGTCGAGCAGCCGGTAGCGGAAGTCGCGGGCCGTGGTCGGTCGCCGCTCGCGGTCGCCGGCGAGGGTCTCGAGGATCACGCGGTCCAGCGCGGGCGGCAGATCGGGCACCAGCGCGCTCGGCGGGACGACCTTCGGGTCGCGCACCATGTCGAGCAGGCGCAGGTCGTTGTCCGCCTTGAACAGGCGGCGCATGGTCAACATCTCCCAGAGGACGATGCCGAGCGCGTACACGTCGGTGCGCCGATCCACGTCGCGCCCGAACGCCTGCTCGGGCGACATGTAGGCGATCTTGCCCTTGAGCCCCGCCGCCTCGGTCTGATGGAGACGCTGCGTCGCCTTGGCGATTCCGAAGTCGATGAGCTTGACGTCGCCGCGGTAGCCCACGAGCACGTTCGCGGGGCTCACGTCCCGGTGCACGACCCCGGCCGCGGTGCCGTCCGGGTTGAGCAGCTCGTGCGCCGCGTGCAGACCATCGGCCACCCGGGTCGTGATCGCGACGGCGAGCTCAGGAGAGAACCGCATGTCGCGCTTCTTGAGCGTGCCCATCATCTGCGACAGGGACGTGCCGTGCACGAACTCCATCAGCAGGCAGTACGCGCCCTTGTGCTGCCGCAGCGACTCCACGCGGACGACGTTGGGATGGTCGATGCGCGCGCTCAGCCGAGCCTCGTCCACGAACATCTCCACGAAGGACTGATCCGACGCGAGGTGCGTGTGGATCACCTTGATGGCGATGTCCTTGGAGAAGCCCCCGGCGCCTTGGCGACGCCCCAGGTAGAGCGCGGCCATACCGCCCGCCCTCAAGCGCGCGACGATCTCTACGTCGTCGATCTTTTCGCCTACCTCGAACATGCGACCTCCTGGACCGCGCTGAGCCAGTCCAGCTTGGGCACCGAAGGCTAGAGTACTTCGTCCGTGCCGCCAGATCCATTCACCGGCTCGCGGGCCGATCGCCGGACGAGGTACGCGCGGTGGTGGGCGAACCATCCGGCGACGAGCGGCGGCGCCCGCTCGAAGCTGGGGTGGCGTCGGAGCGCGTCGGCGATGATGGGGGGCCGCGTCTCGCGCGCGAAGGGGAAGGCCGCGGGGGGGAAGTCCCAGCGGGAGGGGCGCGCGGTCCGGGGCCCTCCGCGAAAGCGAGAGAGGGAGGCCGACAGGAGCGACTCACCCGGCGAGACGAAGAGATCGGGCCACCACGGACAGTCCACGTACGCCTCCGCGACGATCTCCCCCAGGGGGGCGAGGGCCCGACGCATGACCTCGGGCCTACAGCTCTCGTGGTCGAACTGCTCACGCGCGGCTTCGCCAGGCTCGAGCTTTCGGAGGACGCGGCGGACGACGACTCCATAGCTCCGGGGGTGGGTGGCGAAGACGATCAGCCAGCGATTGGCCCGCGCCGCGGTCTCGGCGAGGTGGCGCCGCCAGTCGTCCACCTGGTGGGCCGCGTTGAACACCAATTGGGCGTCCGCGCGCGCGCCCTCTTCGGCCCGGAGGGTGAGCCGGTCCAGCAGCCCCGCCGAGCGGTACACCCGCCGCACCCGCTCCCTGGCTTCGGCGTCGGGATGTATCACCGTGACACTCACCCCTCTGCGCGCGAGCGGCAGCAGGTGGAGGCCCGGCATCCCCGCCATCCCGTCGAACGGACCCTCGGCGGCGGAGGCGAGGTGGAGCGGGCCGAGCCAGCGCTCGAGCAGCGCGTAGATGGCCCACCGCTCGTAGGCGCTGCCGAGGCCAGTATCCATGGCGATGGACACGCGTGAGAGCTTGTCTCACTGTGCAGATTTCCGCCATGCCCCTGTTTGGCAGGACGAAAGCTGCTAGGATGGCCCCATCTTCAGGATGGGGAGTAGTGCCATGTCAACTCGTCTCGTGGCCCTCGCGTCATTCGCGCTCGGGTGTTCTTTCTTTGTCGTGGGCTGCGGTGGCGAGGTCACGGCGGAGTGCGCGAGCGACTCCGAGTGCGAGGACTCCTATCTCTGCCTCGCCGGCCGGTGTCACCCGCAGCTGGGCGACTGCCGCGACAACGACGGCGACGGCTTCCGCGAGGGCTCGCGCTGCCCCGCCGGCGAGATCATCGACTGCAACGACGAGAACGCCGCCATCAACCCCGACGCCACCGAGATCTGCGGAAACGGTGTGGACGACAACTGCTTCGCGGGTGAGGACGAGGGCTGCCCGTGTGACTCGGTCATGACGGGGAGCACGCGGGACTGCGGCCTGGGGCGATGCGCCGGCGTGCAGACCTGCACGGCCGAGACGAGCTGGGGTCAGTGCGTGCCGCTCATCAGCCCGGAGCCGGAGAACTGCGGACCGGACGGCATGGGCGACGGCGTCGACGACGACTGCGACGGCGAGGTGGACGACGGCTGCCTCGAGTGCCCGGAGCGCGAAGACGGAATGGGCGACGAGGTCGCGTGCTTCGACGACGCGGGCGCCACGGCCTACTGCAGCTCGAACGGCACGTGCCGCTGAGCGCTCTCTGCTCGACCCACACCGGCTCCCGTACGCGCTGGGGCGCGGCGTAGGCGGTACGCCCGCCGAGGTGACGCATTTTCCCTTTTCTCGTGGGCCAGCCTGGCCCACTCTCGGCCTTGGCATGATGAACCGTCTCGCGGCTCCCAGCGGCGCGCTGCGCCTGGCCCTCACCCTCTCGTCGCTCGCGCTGCTCGCCAGCTGCTCCGGAGAGGTGCGCGGCGCCATCGTCTACATCGACAGTGATCTTTGCGAGGTCGGCGACGGGTCCACCCCCGAGTTCGATCGCGTGGTGGTCACCGTCGGGCACTCGGCCACCACGGAGACCTCGACCTTCGTGGCCGGCCTCGGCGAGGCGGGGTGCGCGGGCCGGGCCGGATGCGAGCAGGTGACGACGCGGGACTTCCCGCTCGCGCTCCCGATCCGCTCGGAGTCGGGCAGCGGCGACATCTCCCTGCGAGCGGAGCTGTTCCTGGGCGAGACCCAGGTCGGCTGCGCGCAGGGCACCGTGCCCGTCGCGCCCACGGAGCTGACGGCGCACGATCTGATCATCGGTCGGAGCTGCGGGGCTGGGTGCCTGGACGAGGCGGTCTCGTTCCGCGGCCTGATCTCGGAGGACTCGCCGCCCGGCGCGCGCGCCTGTGTGCCCGCGACGCCGAGCCCGGAGACGCCCATCAAGCGCGTCGCGGTCGGCTACCTGCACGCGTGCCTGATCGACGCGATGGATCGGCTCTTCTGCTGGGGCGCCAACAGCAGCGGTCAGCTCGGCATCGGCGACAACGTCAACCGCAACCGCCCCACCCTGGTCAGCCTCGGCGGATCGCTCCGGGCGGTGGATGTGTCGGCGGGCCCCGCGCACACGTGCGCCGTGGTCCGGAACGGCTCCAACTTCGACGTGCGCTGCTGGGGCGACAACGCGAGCGGCCAGCTGGGCAACGGCACCCGCGACCCGGCGACGACCCCGGTGGTGGCGGGGGGGACGCAGGGCGCGCGACAGATCTCGGCCGGCGGAGAGCACAACTGCGCGCTCATCGCCGACGGCACCGTGAAGTGCTGGGGCTCGAACGAGGAGGGTGAGCTCGGCCAACCCCTCTCCACCGAGATCGCCCTGATGGCGATGCAGGTCCCCGGCGTGGAGAACGCGCTGCAGGTCTCGGTCGGAGGCCAGGACGGCCTCGGCACCCCGGGGATGGAGCGCGAGCGGCACAGCTGCGCGCTCGTCGAGAACACGGCCATGGCGCGCAACGACGTCTGGTGCTGGGGCTCGAACGACCTCCGACAGCTCGGGCTGGACGACGTCAGCGCGCGCGGTCCGGCGCCCCTCCCCGAGTCCGTCATGCCCGGGACGATCGTCCAGATCTCCGCGGGCGAGCGGCACACCTGCGCGGTCGACGGCGCGGACGGTCGCCTCTGGTGCTGGGGCCTCAACGCAGGCGACGCGGAAGGCGGCACGCTGGGCCGCCCCGCGGCGAGCGGGCGCGATGGCCAGGGCCCCGCGACCATCGGCTCCATGATGCCCGTGCTGGCGCAGACCGACCCGATGGGGGAGGCGCCGCCGATCCAGACCCTCTCGGCCAAGCAGGTCTACCGCTGCTTCATCGCCATGGAGGACGGCGCCCCGTACTGCTTCGGCCGCGAGTCCAGCGATCGGCTCGGGTCGGGCATGGGCACCGATCTGTTCCAGCCGACGCGGGTGAGCGTGCCGATGGGCATGGGGTTCATCCAGGTCGCCGCAGGCTCGACGTTCGCGTGCGCGCTCCCGGACGACGACACGATGCCGTTCTGCTGGGGCGCCAACGACGACGGGCAGCTCGGCCGCGCCATCTCGGGCGAGACGAGCAGCGCGCCCGACCGCGTCGCCGCCTGCGATTGAAGGCTCAGCCTTTGGCGTCGAGGTAGGCCTGGTACTCGGTCAGGCACTCCTCGATGGGCGCGTCGATGGCGATCTCGCCGTCCCGGATCCAGATGCCGCGCGTGCAGATCTCGCGCGCCGCGGCGAGGTCGTGGGTGACGAACATCATCGTGCGGCACTCCGCGTGGAGCTCGCGGATGCGCGCGAGGCACTTGGTCTGGAACGCACCATCGCCGACGGCGAGGACCTCGTCGACGAGCAAGATGTCCGCGTCGACGTGCATCGCGACGGCGAAGCCGAGGCGCGCCGTCATGCCCGTCGAGAAGTGCCGGACGGGGGTGTCGACGAAGTCGCCGAGCTCCGCGAAGCGCAGGATCACCTCGAGCCGCTCGCTCAGCTCTTCGCGGGAGACGCCGAGCAGGCTCGCGTTGACGTAGGCGTTCTCGGGCGCGGTCATGTCGGGCTCGAACCCCACGCCGAGCGCGAGCATCGGGGCGACGCGGCCGCGGACCGACACGCGGCCTTCGGTCGGGTGGCTCGCGCCGGCCACGAGCGAGAGCGTGGTGCTCTTGCCGCTGCCGTTCTGGCCCAGGACCGCGACCATCTCGCCCTCCCGAACCTCGAAGTCGACGTGGCGCAGGGCCCAGAACTTGTCCGTCTCGTCCTCCTCGCGCGCGAGCCCGCGGAGGATGTCCTTCAGCAGGAACGACTTGAGGTGACGGCGCCGGTACGCCTTGCCCACGTCGCTGAAGCGGATGCGGAGCCCCGCCTCAGACATGGTCGCTCACCACGGGAGCGAACAGGCGGTAGACGACCACTCCGAAGAGCAGGACCCCGAACGACCCCCCGAAGAGCGCGATGAGGATGTTGTCGGGTGGCGAGGTGCCCTCGATCACGATCACCCGCACCGCCTCGACGATGGTGGCCATCGGGTTGAGATGCATGAGGGTGTGCCCGATGCCCGGCACCCGGCTCATCGGATAGATGATGGGCGTGGCCCAGAAGAGCGCGATGAGGATGGAGTCGACGATGTAGCCGGTGTCGCGGAAGATCACGTTCAGGACGCCGCTCGAGAGCCCGAGCCCCAGCCCGAAGGCGACGAGGGCGACCACGATGGCGGGCAGCCACAAGAGCGCGAGCGAGACGTGGAACGACTCCGGGTAGACCGCGATGAGCGGCAGGATGCTCAGGGAGCTGAACCCGAGGTTGTAGAGGTCGCTCAGGACGGTGCCCGTGATGATCACCCAGGGCGGCACCGCGGTGCGCTTGACGATCTCCGCGTGCACCAGCAGCGCGTGCATCCCGCTCGTCCACGCGTGGCTGAGGAAGTGCCAGGGCACCAGGCCGAGCATGAGGAGGACCGGATAGCCCTCGATGTCGGTCTTGAAGACGACGCCGAAGACCACGCTCATCACGATCATGAGCACTGTCGGATACGCGATCGGCCAGATCAGCCCGAGCATCTGGGCGCGGTGCGCCGCGCGGAACTTGCTCGCCGCGAAGACGTAGAGCGTGTCGCGGAAGCGCCACAGCTGATCGACGAGCCGGGTGGCGCCGCCGAGTCGGGCGGGCTGACCGTCCTCGTCTCCGACGAAGGTCCCGCGCGGCGTGCGATGCAGCCAGGCAGACGGCGGGGCACTGCTCATCAGCCCGGTGACTAGCAGAATCCGCGCGCGAATTCGATGGGTCGGGGTAGCGTGACGGCGGTGGATCCGCGCGATGTCCCCGGCTTTGGTGATCTTCGCTTGCGCGACCGGGCCCGGGTGCGCGCGCTGGCGCGCCTGCAAGCGCAGGTCCGCCATGGGCCCGACGAGGCGAGCCAGGCGCGGCGTTCGCTGCCCTCTGCGCTCCAGCGGCTCGTGCGTCGCGCCGTCGCGCCGGTGCGGGTGCCCGGCCAGGCGACCGCCACGATCCCGCTCGACGCCCGCCCGGCCCCGCGCCGCGCCGAGACCTCGGAGGGGCCACCGCGCGCGTCGATCGTGATCCCGAGCCGGGGCGCGCCGACCCTCGCGCAGTGCCTGGCCGCGATCGCGTCCCACACCCGCGTGCCGCACGAGGTGATCGTGGTCGACGACGCGGCGCCCTCCCCGCTCTGTGGCGCGCGGACGCGGCTGGCGGCTCGACGCGGCTTCCCTGGCGCGGTCAATCGAGGCGCGCAGCTCGCCCGCGCCGACGCGCTGGTGATCTTGAACGACGACGTCGTCGTCACGCCCGGCTGGCTGACGCAGCTCCTCGCCGCGCTCGAGCTCCCGAAGGCGGGGCTGGTCGGCCCGGCCACCAACGACAGCGGGGACGCGGCGACGGAGCCCGCCCGCTATCGCGACCTCGAGGGCCTGCTCGCCCACGCGCGGAGCCGAGAGGGCGCGCCGCGCGAGGTGGAGAAGCTCAGCCTGCTGTGCGCGGCGATGCGGCGCGAGACCTTCGAGGCGCTCGGCGGGCTCGACGAGGGCTACGGGCTCGGCATGTTCGAGGACGACGAGCTCTGCATGAGCCTGCGGCGGCGACGGCTCCGCGTGCTGCTGGCCCCTTCGGCCTTCGTGCATCACCACGGCTCGGCCACCTTCGGGCGCATGCCCGACGCGACGCGGATCGCGCGCTTCCTCATCAACCGCCGCCGCTTCGAGCGCCGCTGGGGCGTGCGCTGGCGAGCGCCGACCGTATGATGCGCGCGATGCCGGACTGGGTCGCCGACGCCGTCTTCTACCAGATCTTCCCGGATCGCTTCGCGCGCTCGGGGCGGGTGCACGTGCCCGGACCGCTCGAGGCGTGGGACGCGCCACCGACGCAGCACGGCTACAAGGGCGGCGACCTGTTCGGCGTGGTCGAGCGCCTGGACCACCTCGAGGCGCTGGGCGTGAACGCCCTCTATCTGACGCCCATCTTCCAGAGCGCCTCGAACCACCGCTACCACACGCACGATTACTTCACCGTCGATCCGATGCTCGGGGGCGACGCCGGGTTCGACGCGCTGATCGAGGCCGCCCACGACCGCGGCATGAAGGTCGTCCTCGACGCGGTGCTGAATCACGCGAGCCGGGGCTTCTTCCCCTTTCACGACGTCCTGGAGAACGGCGAGGCCTCCCCCTACTTCGACTGGTTCCACGTCGAGCGTCTCCCGCTCCGGCCCTACGGCCCCGGCGAGCCGGGCTACGCGTGCTGGCGCGGCATCCCGGCCTTGCCCAAGCTGAACACCGAGAACGCCGAGGTGAACGCGTTCCTGATCTCGGTGCTGCGACACTGGGCGGAGCGCGGCATCGACGGCTGGCGCTTCGACACGCCCGAGGAGATCGTGACGCCCGGGTTCTGGGAGGCGGTGCGAGACGCGGTGAAGGCCGTGGACGAGGAGCTCTACCTCGTCGGCGAGATCTGGACCGACGCCGCGCCCTGGCTCGGCCCGCGCTTCGACGGGACGATGAGCTACTGGCTCGGCGGACACACCCTGGTCTACGCGTCGGGCGGCGCCTTCCGCTTCGAGATCACCAAGCACGAGTACCCGCTCGTGCGCGAGCCCGTCGACGCGGTCGCGTTCGGTGACCACGTCGAGGCGGTCATGACGCGCTACACGCCCGCGCAGCAGCAGGCGAACCTCTCCCTCTACGGCTCGCACGACACCGCGCGCGCGTTGACGATGCTCGCCGGCGACCGGGAGGCGATGAAGCTCGCCACCATGCTCCTCTTCACCCTCCCCGGCGCGCCCTGCGTGTACGCGGGCGACGAGATCGGCATGGAGGGGCTCGACGACCCGGGGTGCCGGGCGGGCTTCGTCTGGGACGAGGCGCGCTGGGAT is part of the Sandaracinaceae bacterium genome and encodes:
- a CDS encoding ABC transporter ATP-binding protein is translated as MSEAGLRIRFSDVGKAYRRRHLKSFLLKDILRGLAREEDETDKFWALRHVDFEVREGEMVAVLGQNGSGKSTTLSLVAGASHPTEGRVSVRGRVAPMLALGVGFEPDMTAPENAYVNASLLGVSREELSERLEVILRFAELGDFVDTPVRHFSTGMTARLGFAVAMHVDADILLVDEVLAVGDGAFQTKCLARIRELHAECRTMMFVTHDLAAAREICTRGIWIRDGEIAIDAPIEECLTEYQAYLDAKG
- a CDS encoding ABC transporter permease; translation: MSSAPPSAWLHRTPRGTFVGDEDGQPARLGGATRLVDQLWRFRDTLYVFAASKFRAAHRAQMLGLIWPIAYPTVLMIVMSVVFGVVFKTDIEGYPVLLMLGLVPWHFLSHAWTSGMHALLVHAEIVKRTAVPPWVIITGTVLSDLYNLGFSSLSILPLIAVYPESFHVSLALLWLPAIVVALVAFGLGLGLSSGVLNVIFRDTGYIVDSILIALFWATPIIYPMSRVPGIGHTLMHLNPMATIVEAVRVIVIEGTSPPDNILIALFGGSFGVLLFGVVVYRLFAPVVSDHV
- a CDS encoding glycoside hydrolase family 13 protein, translating into MPDWVADAVFYQIFPDRFARSGRVHVPGPLEAWDAPPTQHGYKGGDLFGVVERLDHLEALGVNALYLTPIFQSASNHRYHTHDYFTVDPMLGGDAGFDALIEAAHDRGMKVVLDAVLNHASRGFFPFHDVLENGEASPYFDWFHVERLPLRPYGPGEPGYACWRGIPALPKLNTENAEVNAFLISVLRHWAERGIDGWRFDTPEEIVTPGFWEAVRDAVKAVDEELYLVGEIWTDAAPWLGPRFDGTMSYWLGGHTLVYASGGAFRFEITKHEYPLVREPVDAVAFGDHVEAVMTRYTPAQQQANLSLYGSHDTARALTMLAGDREAMKLATMLLFTLPGAPCVYAGDEIGMEGLDDPGCRAGFVWDEARWDQDLLETFQALIRLRREHVATRRGRFRRLTRSGDVFAFVMEHEDETLLVATNATGEAASAALGLDGARSFGDGALVAGTLTLPARTGAVFSIAR
- a CDS encoding putative metal-binding motif-containing protein translates to MSTRLVALASFALGCSFFVVGCGGEVTAECASDSECEDSYLCLAGRCHPQLGDCRDNDGDGFREGSRCPAGEIIDCNDENAAINPDATEICGNGVDDNCFAGEDEGCPCDSVMTGSTRDCGLGRCAGVQTCTAETSWGQCVPLISPEPENCGPDGMGDGVDDDCDGEVDDGCLECPEREDGMGDEVACFDDAGATAYCSSNGTCR
- a CDS encoding serine/threonine-protein kinase; protein product: MVRPPPRVPRPAIGPRAGEWIWRHGRSTLAFGAQAGLAQRGPGGRMFEVGEKIDDVEIVARLRAGGMAALYLGRRQGAGGFSKDIAIKVIHTHLASDQSFVEMFVDEARLSARIDHPNVVRVESLRQHKGAYCLLMEFVHGTSLSQMMGTLKKRDMRFSPELAVAITTRVADGLHAAHELLNPDGTAAGVVHRDVSPANVLVGYRGDVKLIDFGIAKATQRLHQTEAAGLKGKIAYMSPEQAFGRDVDRRTDVYALGIVLWEMLTMRRLFKADNDLRLLDMVRDPKVVPPSALVPDLPPALDRVILETLAGDRERRPTTARDFRYRLLDALPSAAAIDPLQISAVICDVMSEKIAEDREILSISSFNSLPTTSEKESVTVSRLLRPVGSEVNIDLDQLGSSAQDLAAGMDFVPTGERPAPPALLPQTSEVMMTPTGVPQGKKRKILPLVLGVAAGLGLAAGGVVGLTYALFSGEESRAQAEEPSATLPETAAETTTPALPPTPETIGTAPDPDPVVEAPEVEAEPPEEQLADAEEIADEEPEESAAASRRARRDRAARRANRRGRALATSAGGGSDTPTAGGGSTQSPSQGGSSQGSSGGTPSRGSSGRSGPTKIIRSANF
- a CDS encoding glycosyltransferase, whose protein sequence is MRDRARVRALARLQAQVRHGPDEASQARRSLPSALQRLVRRAVAPVRVPGQATATIPLDARPAPRRAETSEGPPRASIVIPSRGAPTLAQCLAAIASHTRVPHEVIVVDDAAPSPLCGARTRLAARRGFPGAVNRGAQLARADALVILNDDVVVTPGWLTQLLAALELPKAGLVGPATNDSGDAATEPARYRDLEGLLAHARSREGAPREVEKLSLLCAAMRRETFEALGGLDEGYGLGMFEDDELCMSLRRRRLRVLLAPSAFVHHHGSATFGRMPDATRIARFLINRRRFERRWGVRWRAPTV